The proteins below come from a single Oscillospiraceae bacterium genomic window:
- the metG gene encoding methionine--tRNA ligase, giving the protein MKEKFYITTAIAYTSRIPHIGNTYEAILADSIARYKRMTGYDVYFLTGTDEHGQKIQKQALEEGITPQEHVDNIAGEIRKIWDLMNVSYDGFIRTTDPKHVKAVQKIFKKLYDQGDIYKNSYDGLYCTPCESFFTETQAPDGVCPECGAKLEHTSEEAYFFKLSNYTDRLKKYIEDNPDFIQPPARKNEMLNNFINAGLSDLCVSRTAFDWGVPVTFDDKHVIYVWIDALSNYITALDFDIDGNNGELYNKYWPADVHLIGKDILRFHTIYWPIMLMALGLPLPKQVFGHPWLLSGNDKMSKSKGNVIYASDLVEYFGVDAVRYYVLHEMPFAQDGTFTYELIIERYNSDLANILGNLVNRTLAMVSKYFDGIIPTPNTYNELDNDLKNTAINAVSAVESKMNELKVADSLDEIWALLRRSNKYIDETAPWILAKSDEGRETLKTVLYNLMESIRFAAILMAPYLPETSQTILNQLATDKTSYETLTFGALESGKAIGEFSPIFNRLDEKLKLEEIAKHIEDKYPQAPKAAPFEPEITFEDFMKTDLRAAKILECEKIKKSEKLLKLIVDDGIGKRQIVSGIAKFYTPEQLIGKTVAIVANLKPVKLCGVESCGMIIAADKGDDVCVLFLDDSIPAGSKIR; this is encoded by the coding sequence ATGAAGGAAAAATTTTATATTACTACCGCTATTGCCTACACCTCTCGTATTCCCCACATTGGAAATACTTATGAGGCAATTCTTGCGGATTCAATAGCAAGATATAAAAGAATGACAGGCTACGATGTTTATTTTCTTACAGGTACAGACGAGCACGGTCAAAAAATTCAGAAACAGGCACTTGAGGAAGGCATTACTCCTCAGGAGCACGTTGATAATATTGCGGGTGAAATCCGTAAAATATGGGATTTAATGAACGTAAGCTATGACGGCTTTATCCGTACTACTGACCCTAAGCACGTAAAGGCTGTTCAAAAAATATTTAAGAAGCTTTATGACCAGGGCGACATTTATAAAAACAGCTATGACGGACTGTATTGTACTCCTTGTGAGTCCTTCTTTACAGAAACTCAGGCTCCAGACGGTGTTTGTCCCGAATGCGGAGCAAAGCTTGAGCATACAAGCGAAGAGGCTTATTTCTTTAAGCTTTCAAATTATACTGACAGACTTAAAAAATATATTGAGGACAATCCCGATTTTATTCAGCCCCCTGCCCGTAAAAACGAGATGCTTAACAACTTTATAAATGCAGGTCTTTCCGATTTATGCGTTTCAAGAACTGCTTTCGACTGGGGCGTTCCCGTTACTTTTGACGATAAACACGTTATATACGTATGGATTGATGCTCTTTCCAACTACATCACAGCTCTTGATTTTGATATAGACGGTAACAACGGAGAGCTTTACAACAAATATTGGCCTGCAGACGTACATCTTATAGGAAAGGATATTCTTCGTTTCCACACTATTTACTGGCCTATTATGCTTATGGCTTTAGGTCTTCCCCTACCTAAGCAGGTTTTTGGTCATCCATGGCTTCTTTCTGGTAACGATAAGATGTCAAAATCAAAGGGAAACGTTATTTACGCTTCCGATTTAGTTGAATATTTCGGCGTTGATGCAGTACGTTATTATGTACTTCACGAGATGCCTTTTGCACAGGACGGTACATTTACCTACGAGCTTATTATTGAAAGATACAATTCCGATTTGGCAAATATTCTTGGAAATCTTGTCAACAGAACACTTGCTATGGTTTCAAAATATTTTGACGGAATTATTCCTACTCCTAACACATACAATGAGCTTGACAATGATTTAAAGAATACCGCTATAAATGCTGTTAGTGCCGTAGAAAGCAAGATGAACGAGCTCAAGGTTGCTGACAGTCTTGATGAAATTTGGGCATTACTCCGCCGTTCAAACAAATATATTGACGAAACTGCTCCCTGGATTTTAGCTAAAAGCGATGAAGGTCGTGAAACCTTAAAAACTGTTCTCTATAATCTTATGGAATCTATAAGATTTGCGGCAATTTTAATGGCTCCCTATCTTCCCGAAACCTCTCAGACAATTTTAAATCAATTAGCTACAGACAAAACAAGCTACGAAACACTTACCTTCGGTGCTCTTGAAAGCGGTAAGGCTATCGGCGAATTTTCACCTATATTCAACCGTTTAGACGAAAAACTGAAGCTTGAAGAAATTGCAAAGCATATTGAAGACAAATATCCTCAAGCGCCAAAGGCCGCTCCTTTTGAGCCCGAAATTACTTTTGAAGATTTTATGAAAACAGATTTAAGAGCAGCAAAGATTTTAGAATGTGAAAAAATCAAAAAAAGTGAAAAGCTTTTGAAGCTTATCGTTGATGACGGTATCGGTAAACGTCAGATTGTTTCGGGAATAGCTAAATTCTACACTCCTGAACAGCTTATCGGTAAAACTGTTGCCATTGTTGCGAACTTAAAACCTGTCAAGCTTTGCGGTGTTGAAAGCTGCGGAATGATTATTGCCGCTGATAAAGGAGACGACGTTTGCGTTTTGTTCCTTGACGACAGTATTCCTGCAGGCTCTAAAATACGATAA
- a CDS encoding TatD family deoxyribonuclease, with protein sequence MFFDTHAHLDDARFDEDREALIQSFKENKIDLVLNIGSTLENSFEGVELSKKYDNIYSAAGIHPEGILDLPKNYLDDLEKLFENKKTVAVGEIGLDYHYDTPKDIQKRYFTEQLTFANRLKKPVIIHDRDAHADCLEIIKANLPEKFVFHCYSGSVEFAREILNLGGYISFTGVITFKNANKLPEVAKFVPLDRIFIETDCPYLSPEPFRGKRNSPLNVPLVAQKIAELRNESVEKIASVTKENAIKFFGIEL encoded by the coding sequence ATGTTTTTTGATACTCATGCGCATCTTGACGATGCCCGTTTTGACGAGGACCGTGAAGCACTTATACAGTCCTTTAAAGAAAATAAAATAGACCTTGTTTTAAACATAGGTTCAACTCTTGAAAACTCTTTTGAAGGTGTTGAGCTTTCCAAAAAATATGACAATATTTATTCTGCTGCAGGTATTCACCCCGAAGGAATACTTGATTTACCCAAAAACTATTTAGATGATTTGGAAAAGCTTTTTGAAAACAAGAAAACAGTAGCTGTGGGAGAAATCGGTCTTGACTATCATTATGACACTCCCAAGGATATTCAAAAGCGCTATTTTACAGAACAGCTCACTTTTGCCAATCGTTTAAAGAAGCCTGTTATTATTCATGACAGAGATGCGCACGCTGACTGTCTTGAAATAATCAAGGCAAATTTACCCGAAAAATTTGTATTTCACTGTTACTCGGGTAGTGTTGAATTTGCAAGAGAAATACTTAACTTAGGCGGTTACATTTCCTTTACGGGCGTTATTACCTTTAAAAATGCAAATAAGCTTCCTGAGGTTGCTAAGTTTGTACCTCTTGACAGAATATTTATTGAAACAGATTGTCCCTATCTTTCTCCCGAACCCTTCAGAGGTAAAAGAAACTCTCCCTTAAATGTTCCTTTGGTTGCACAAAAAATTGCAGAGCTGAGAAATGAAAGTGTTGAAAAAATCGCAAGTGTTACAAAGGAAAATGCAATTAAGTTTTTTGGTATAGAGCTTTAA
- a CDS encoding RNA-binding S4 domain-containing protein encodes MRIDKFLKVSRLIKRRTVANEACDTGRISVNGNVVKASYDVKAGDIIEINFAGKITKAKVLEIAEHTLKNEASNLYEIIQ; translated from the coding sequence ATGAGAATAGATAAATTTTTAAAGGTTTCAAGACTTATAAAAAGGCGTACCGTTGCCAATGAGGCCTGTGATACAGGCAGAATAAGCGTAAACGGAAATGTTGTAAAAGCCTCTTACGATGTAAAGGCCGGTGATATAATCGAAATAAATTTTGCCGGTAAAATAACAAAAGCTAAAGTTCTTGAAATAGCAGAGCATACCTTGAAAAATGAAGCCTCAAATCTCTATGAAATTATTCAATAA
- a CDS encoding ADP-ribosylglycohydrolase family protein, which produces MNNDILYDKIYACWLGKNIGGTLGEPVEGALDILNLTSLPDTGENPLPNDDLDLQLVNLHALEEYGFKLTASDFSKEWAEHVYFPFDEYGYAIKNIRMGIGAPLSGKYDNPFTDCMGAPIRSELWAAIAAGKPEVAAYFALQDAQVDHAGGEGVWGEIFYAVLESMAFNSENKVELIEKALSYIDSSSLTYCAVKDTLDWFLQGVSYDEIRDKILASYKDSNFTHAPQNIAFTMVGFLYGNDFVDSLLKAVNLGYDTDCTGATLGALLGIMYGTKYIPKEWVDAIGTNIVVSAPIRGLNFPKTLDELTQRTIKLSQKLELENNFNIEQEWDFDVQKYTLPFGSRENNISVYLCLEDGLSFKANEKKKLSITLVNNSDYTRTFGACFDGAGLFKSNCGEAELILEPKAPTTAEFEITASDSLLAVNECKILLKEYNEGNIWCKYPISVVLFRAVKWIVDNEEVYTQTNTIKLNSGKHTVSTAFKNPKKRTVKLICACNEKYTLCLDGKTVISCDEKQAYIPAFHRCPENQFATLCLDEGIHNISINIYAEEEATLSVLPVANDSKKDKSGYYYFIDCEMLI; this is translated from the coding sequence ATGAATAACGATATTTTATATGACAAAATATATGCCTGTTGGCTTGGTAAAAATATCGGCGGTACTTTAGGCGAGCCCGTTGAGGGAGCTTTAGACATACTTAATCTTACCTCTCTTCCCGACACGGGTGAAAACCCGCTTCCTAACGATGACCTTGACCTTCAGCTTGTAAATCTTCACGCTCTTGAGGAATACGGCTTTAAGCTTACCGCTTCCGATTTTTCTAAAGAGTGGGCGGAGCATGTCTATTTTCCATTTGATGAATACGGATATGCCATAAAAAATATACGTATGGGAATAGGTGCGCCGTTAAGCGGGAAATATGACAATCCCTTTACAGACTGTATGGGTGCGCCTATACGCTCTGAGCTGTGGGCAGCAATAGCTGCAGGAAAGCCTGAGGTAGCGGCATATTTTGCTTTACAGGATGCACAGGTTGACCACGCAGGCGGAGAAGGAGTATGGGGAGAGATATTTTATGCTGTATTGGAAAGTATGGCATTTAACTCGGAAAATAAGGTAGAGCTTATTGAAAAAGCCCTTTCTTATATAGATTCCTCTTCTCTTACATACTGCGCTGTAAAAGATACATTGGATTGGTTTTTACAGGGCGTAAGCTATGATGAAATCAGAGATAAAATACTTGCATCTTACAAAGACAGCAATTTTACTCACGCACCTCAGAATATAGCCTTTACTATGGTTGGCTTTTTGTACGGCAACGACTTTGTTGACAGTCTTCTTAAAGCGGTAAATTTAGGTTATGACACAGATTGCACAGGCGCAACCTTAGGAGCTTTGCTTGGAATAATGTACGGAACAAAGTATATTCCTAAAGAGTGGGTAGATGCCATAGGAACAAATATAGTGGTAAGTGCGCCTATAAGGGGCTTGAATTTTCCTAAAACCCTTGACGAGCTGACTCAAAGAACAATAAAATTGTCTCAAAAATTAGAGCTTGAGAACAATTTTAACATTGAACAGGAATGGGATTTTGACGTACAGAAATACACTCTTCCCTTTGGAAGCAGAGAAAATAATATCTCTGTATATCTGTGCCTTGAGGACGGACTGAGCTTTAAAGCTAATGAAAAAAAGAAGCTTAGCATTACACTTGTTAACAATTCTGATTATACACGCACCTTCGGAGCTTGTTTTGACGGTGCAGGACTGTTCAAGTCAAATTGCGGTGAAGCAGAGCTTATTTTAGAGCCTAAAGCACCTACAACAGCCGAATTTGAAATAACTGCATCAGACAGCCTTTTGGCAGTTAACGAATGTAAAATTTTACTCAAAGAATACAACGAGGGAAATATCTGGTGCAAATACCCTATATCCGTTGTTTTATTCAGAGCTGTAAAATGGATAGTTGACAATGAGGAAGTATATACACAGACAAATACAATTAAGCTGAACAGCGGAAAGCATACTGTCAGCACAGCATTTAAAAATCCTAAAAAACGTACAGTTAAGCTGATATGTGCTTGTAATGAAAAATATACTCTTTGTCTTGACGGTAAAACAGTAATAAGCTGTGATGAAAAACAGGCGTATATTCCCGCTTTTCACAGATGCCCGGAAAATCAGTTTGCAACTCTTTGCTTAGATGAGGGTATTCACAATATAAGTATAAATATTTATGCAGAGGAAGAGGCAACTCTTTCTGTACTTCCCGTAGCTAATGACAGTAAAAAGGATAAAAGCGGATATTATTATTTTATAGATTGTGAAATGCTGATATGA
- a CDS encoding extracellular solute-binding protein has translation MKRRILTIMCALAIIASLFVSCGKTTDGGTQTPTGKLENPNITLVSHFDPGFTDDTLPISRAKELFEKTYGGKLTVSIYSSDVYRSKLMGLIASDASPEIVQVTTSWMPSFAIKKIIQPVDDLIDYNSLPYQGMVKSASWNGKHYTGYTNGVWGKVIWYNKTMFENFGVKTPKEYYNEGNWTWETFLDCAKQTTTASTWGFSSMYPDIFVSTVAKGFVNVSDDGNVAISWKDDKIVKAIQFTYDLVNTHKVWNGDYGYPKVNFKKGKIAMSVDAIGFIEEYCEGLSDEVDCVPLPVMQKGDAQSADGHGLFYGIGYNTKNVEGAVAFLKILKDEGQKDIDAGVRTPLERNLTDEQLKITREVSDLAFTMSDKNFPSWADDYYYQFWNAVTLSAIPVSTAMDTYENMLSNAINDTLKDS, from the coding sequence ATGAAAAGAAGAATATTGACTATTATGTGCGCTTTGGCAATTATTGCTTCGTTGTTTGTTTCCTGTGGAAAGACTACTGATGGCGGCACACAAACACCCACAGGAAAGCTTGAAAACCCTAATATAACACTTGTTTCTCACTTTGACCCCGGATTTACCGACGATACACTTCCTATATCAAGAGCAAAAGAGCTTTTTGAAAAGACTTATGGCGGAAAGCTTACAGTGTCTATTTATTCAAGTGATGTATATCGTTCTAAGCTTATGGGCCTTATAGCTTCTGATGCTTCTCCTGAAATAGTTCAGGTTACAACATCCTGGATGCCTTCCTTTGCAATTAAAAAGATTATTCAGCCTGTTGACGACCTTATTGATTACAACTCATTACCATATCAGGGAATGGTTAAGTCAGCCTCTTGGAACGGAAAGCATTACACAGGCTATACCAACGGTGTTTGGGGTAAGGTTATATGGTATAACAAAACTATGTTTGAAAATTTCGGCGTTAAAACACCTAAGGAATATTATAACGAGGGAAACTGGACCTGGGAAACCTTCCTCGATTGCGCAAAACAGACAACTACTGCTTCAACCTGGGGATTTTCAAGTATGTATCCCGATATTTTTGTGTCTACCGTTGCAAAGGGCTTTGTAAATGTAAGTGATGACGGAAATGTAGCTATAAGCTGGAAAGATGATAAAATCGTAAAAGCGATACAGTTTACCTATGACCTTGTAAATACACACAAGGTATGGAACGGCGACTATGGTTATCCTAAGGTTAATTTCAAAAAAGGTAAAATAGCTATGAGTGTTGATGCAATAGGCTTTATTGAAGAGTATTGCGAGGGACTTTCCGACGAGGTGGACTGCGTACCGCTTCCCGTTATGCAAAAGGGAGATGCTCAGAGCGCTGACGGACACGGACTTTTCTACGGAATAGGCTATAACACTAAAAACGTTGAGGGTGCAGTTGCGTTTTTGAAGATACTCAAAGATGAGGGACAAAAGGATATTGATGCAGGCGTAAGAACTCCTCTTGAGCGTAATTTAACAGATGAACAGCTTAAAATCACCCGTGAGGTTTCTGACCTTGCCTTTACTATGTCAGATAAAAACTTTCCCTCTTGGGCAGACGATTATTACTATCAGTTCTGGAACGCAGTTACTCTTTCTGCAATCCCTGTTTCAACAGCTATGGATACCTATGAAAATATGCTGAGCAACGCAATTAACGATACTCTTAAAGACAGTTAA